The Bradyrhizobium betae genomic interval CACCATCGAGGCCGGCCCGCGCCGCAACGACGGCACCCGCCGCACCGTGCGCTACGACATCGACATGGTGAAGTGCATCTATTGCGGCCTCTGCCAGGAGGCATGTCCGGTCGATGCCATCGTCGAAGGTCCGAACTTCGAGTTCGCGACCGAGACCCGCGAGGAACTGTTCTATGACAAGGCCAAGCTGCTCGCCAATGGCGACCGCTGGGAACGCGAGATCGCAAAAGCGATCGAGCTCGATGCGCCGTACCGGTGAGATGAGAGCATGATCCTTCCCGCGCTGTTCTTCTATCTCTTCGCCGGCGTCTGTGTCGCCTCGGCGGTGATGGTGATTGTCTCGCGCAATCCCGTGCACTCCGTGCTGTACCTGATCCTGGCCTTCGTCAACGCCTCCGGCCTGTTCGTGCTGATGGGCGCCGAATTCCTCGCGATGATCCTGATCGTCGTCTATGTCGGCGCCGTCGCGGTGCTGTTCCTGTTCGTGATCATGATGCTCGACGTCGACTTCGTCGAGCTGCGCGAAGGCTTCATCCAGTATCTGCCGGTCGGTGTCGTGATTGGCGGCATCTTCCTGTTCGAGCTGCTGCTGACCGTCGGCGCCTGGGTCATCAACCCCAGCGTCAGCAAGACCATTACGGCGCCGATCCCGACCAACGTCTCGAACACCGAGGCGCTTGGCCTCGTGCTCTATACGAAGTACGTCCACTACTTCCAGCTCTCGGGCATGGTGCTGCTGGTCGCCATGATCGGTGCCATCGTGCTGACGCTGCGGCACAAGGCGAGCGTGAAGCGGCAGGACATCAACGTTCAGAACGCGCGCACGCCGGAGATGGCGATGGCGATGCGCAAGGTCGCGCCGGGGCAGGGGCTCCAGGACAGCGACGCGGCGGAGTGGGTGAAATGACGATCGGGCTCGGACATTACCTGGCGGTCGGCGCGATCCTGTTCACGCTCGGGATCCTCGGCATCTTCCTGAACCGCAAGAACATCATCGTCATCCTGATGTCGATCGAGCTGATCCTGCTCGCGGTCAACATCAACCTCGTCGCATTCTCGACCTTCCTCGGCGACATCGTCGGCCAGGTCTTTGCGCTGCTGGTTCTGACCGTTGCGGCTGCTGAAGCCGCGATCGGTCTCGCCATCCTGGTGGTCTATTTCCGCAACCGCGGCTCGATCGCGGTTGAGGACGTCAATCTGATGAAGGGCTGAGCTCAGTCATGGTCCAGGCAATCGTTTTTCTGCCTCTGCTGGGCGCCGTTCTGGCTGGCCTGATCGCGCTGTTCGGCGCGCATGCCCGTAACCCCTCAGGCGACACGGTCGAGCATCACGACGACCACGGTCATGGCGACGCCCATGCGGCGGCCGCCCACGACCATGGCCATGACGATCATGGTCACGACGACCACGGCCATGACGACCATCACGTCTCCGAGCCGCCGGCGGCGGGCTCGCGCGGCGCCGAGCTGATCACCACGGCATTGCTGTTCGTCTCGGCCGCGCTGTCCTGGATGACGCTGGTCGATGTCGGCTTCATGCACCACGATGTCAGGATCCAGCTTTTGCCCTGGATCTTCTCGGGCGACCTCCAGGTCTGGTGGACGCTGCGGGTCGACACGCTCACCGCCGTGATGCTGGTGGTGGTGACCACCGTGTCCTCGCTCGTGCATCTCTATTCCATCGGCTACATGGACGAGGATCCGAACCGGCCGCGCTTCTTCGGCTATCTCAGCCTGTTCACCTTCGCCATGCTGATGCTGGTGACCGCGGACAATCTGGTGCAGCTGTTCTTCGGCTGGGAAGGCGTGGGTCTGGCCAGCTACCTGCTGATCGGCTTCTGGTACCAGAAGCCGTCGGCGAACGCCGCGGCGATCAAGGCCTTCGTGGTCAACCGCGTCGGCGACTTTGGTTTCTCGCTCGGCATCTTCGCAATCTTCTACCTGACGAGTTCGACGGATTTCGAGACCATCTTCCACCAGGCGCCGAGCCTCACCGGCAAGACCATCAACTTGTTCGGCTGGCATGCCGACGCGCTGACGCTGACCTGCCTGTTCCTGTTCATGGGCGCGATGGGCAAGTCGGCGCAGTTCCTGCTGCACACCTGGTTGCCAGACGCGATGGAAGGCCCGACGCCGGTGTCGGCGCTGATCCACGCCGCGACCATGGTCACTGCCGGCGTCTTCATGGTGGCCCGCCTGTCGCCGCTGTTCGAGCTGGCGCCGAACGCGCAGGCCGTCGTGATGTTCTTCGGCGCGACCACCGCGTTCTTCGCGGCGACCGTCGGCCTCGTCCAGAACGACATCAAGCGCATTGTCGCCTACTCGACCTGTTCGCAGCTCGGCTACATGTTCGTGGCGATGGGGGCGGGGGCCTATTCGGTCGGCATGTTCCACCTGTTCACGCACGCCTTCTTCAAGGCGTTGCTGTTCCTGGGCTCCGGCTCGGTGATCTACGCGATGCACCACGAGCAGGACATCCGCAACATGGGCGGCCTCTGGAAGAAGATCCCCTACACCTATGCGGTGATGGTGGTCGGCACCCTGGCGCTGACCGGTTTCCCGCTGACCGCGGGCTATTTCTCCAAGGACGCGATCATCGAAGCCGCCTACGCCTCGCACAATCCGTTTGCGATCTACGGCTTCCTGATGACGATCATCGCCGCCGGCCTGACCTCGTTCTACTCTTGGCGCCTGATCTTCAAGACCTTCCACGGCGAGCCGCATGACGAGCATCACTATGAGGCCGCGCATGAGGCTCCGATCTGGATGCTGATCCCGATCGGCGTGCTCGCAGTCGGCTCCTTCGTCGCGGGCCTGCCGTTCAAGGAACTGTTCGCCGGTCAAGGCATCGAGGAGTTCTTCCGCGAGTCCGTGAAGATGAACCCGCACATCATCGAGGAGATGCACCACATCCCCGAGCACATCGCCTTCCTGCCGACGGTGATGATGGTGCTGGGCTTCCTGGTGTCGTACCTGTTCTACATCCGCCGGCCTTACTTGCCGGTCGAGCTCGCGAACACGCAGCCGATGCTGTACAAGTTCCTGCTCAACAAATGGTACTTCGACGAGCTGTACGACCTCATCTTCGTCCGTCCGGCGAAGTGGATCGGCTACCAGCTCTGGAAGAAGGGCGACGGCTTCATCATCGACGGCCTCGGCCCCGATGGCGTCTCCGCCCGCGTGCTGGACGTCACCCGCAACGTCGTCAAGCTCCAGACCGGCTATCTCTATCACTACGCCTTTGCCATGCTGATCGGCGCCGCCGGCCTGATCACCTGGTTCATGTTCGGCTTTGGAGGCCAGTAAATGACGACCTGGCCCATTCTTTCGGTCACGACGTTCCTGCCGCTGGTCGGTGCGCTGATCGTCTATCTCAGCCGTGGCGATGACGAGGCCGCCCGGCGCAATTCACGCTGGATCGCGCTCTGGACCACGCTGATCACCTTCGCGGTGTCGGTGCTCCTGGTGCTGCGCTTCGATCCGTCCAACCCGGACTTCCAGTTCGTCGAGAAGGCGAACTGGCTGGCGACCGGCATCACCTACCACATGGGCGTGGACGGCATTTCGCTGCCGCTGGTGATCCTGACCACCGCGATCATGCCGTTCTGCATCATCGCGAGCTGGAAGTCGGTCACGAGCCGGGTCCGCGAATACATGATGGCGTTCCTGATCCTGGAAACGCTGATGATCGGCACCTTCTCGGCGCTCGATCTCGTGCTGTTCTACCTGTTCTTCGAGGGCGGCCTGATCCCGATGTTCCTGATCATCGGCATCTGGGGCGGTCCGCGCCGGGTCTACGCCTCGTTCAAGTTCTTCCTCTATACGTTCCTCGGCTCGGTGCTGATGCTGCTCGCCATCATGGCGCTTTACTGGAACGGCGGCACCACTGACATCCCGACCCTGATGCACACGGCCGTGCCGCGCGGCTTGCAGACCTGGGCGTGGCTGGCCTTCTTCGCCTCCTTCGCGGTGAAGATGCCGATGTGGCCGGTGCACACTTGGCTCCCCGACGCGCACGTCGAGGCGCCGACGGCCGGCTCGGTGGTCCTGGCCGCGATCATGCTGAAGATGGGCGGCTACGGCTTCCTGCGCTTCTCGCTGCCGATGTTCCCGCTGGCTTCGCACGACTTCGCGCCGCTGATGTTCACGCTCTCCGCCATCGCTATCATCTACACCTCGCTGGTGGCGTTGATGCAGGAGGACATGAAGAAGCTGATCGCGTACTCCTCGGTCGCGCATATGGGCTTCGTCACCATGGGCATCTTCGCCGGCACCATGCAGGGCGTCGCGGGCGGCGTGTTCCAGATGATCTCGCACGGCATCGTCTCCGGCGCGCTATTCCTCTGCGTCGGCGTCGTCTACGACCGCATGCACACCCGCGAGATCGCGGCCTATGGCGGCCTCGTCAACCGGATGCCGCTCTACGCGCTGGCCTTCATGGTCTTCACCATGGCCAATGTCGGTCTGCCCGGCACCTCCGGCTTCGTCGGCGAGTTCCTGACGTTGCTCGGCACCTTCAAGGTCTCGATCCCGACCGCGTTCTTCGCCACCTTCGGCGTGATCTTCTCGGCCTGCTACGCGCTGTGGCTCTACCGCAAGGTCGTGTTCGGCGCGCTGGTCAAGCCGTCGCTGATGAGCATGAAGGATCTCACCTTCCGTGAGTGCGTGACGCTGTTCCCGCTGCTCGCGCTGACGATCCTGTTCGGCGTCTGGCCGAAGCCGGTGCTGGACATGTCGGCCGCCTCGGTCCAGCAACTCGTCAACAATTACAACACCGCTGTGACGGCCGTGAAGGCCGCCGCGCTGCTCCCGTGAGCAGGCAGGTCAGGATATCGCCATGAGCTTTGAGACTGCAGGTTATCAACTGGCGCCGGTGCTGCCCGAGCTCGTGCTCGCGATCGGCGCCATGGCACTGCTGATGCTGGGCGCCTATCGCGGGCAGGAGACCACCAAGGCGGTCACGACGCTCGCGGTCCTGCTCCTGGTCGTGGTCGGCGTGCTCGAATACATGGTGCCCGCGGGCAAGCAGGTGACCTTCGGCGGCAGCTTCATCGTCGACGATTTCGCCCGCTTCATGAAGATCCTGGCCCTGATCGGATCGGGCGTGACGCTGATCCTGTCGGCCGAGTTCCTGTCCGACCCGTCGCGCCGCATCTTCGAATACGCCATCCTGGTGCTGCTCTCGACGCTCGGCATGATGGTGCTGATTTCGGCCGGCGATCTGATCTCGCTCTATCTCGGCCTCGAGCTGATGTCGCTCGCGCTCTACGTCGTGGCGGCCTCGAACCGCGACAACGCCAAGTCGACCGAAGCCGGCCTGAAGTACTTCGTGCTCGGCGCGCTGTCCTCGGGCATGCTGCTCTACGGCTCCTCGCTGATCTACGGCTTCACCGGCACGGTCAGCTTCACCGGCATCGCCGCGGCCGCGACCGTCTCCAATGTCGGCCTCGTGTTCGGCCTCGTCTTCCTGCTCGCCGGTCTCTGCTTCAAGGTTTCGGCCGTGCCGTTCCACATGTGGACGCCCGACGTGTACGAGGGCGCGCCGACGCCGGTCACCGCCTTCTTTGCGTCCGCACCGAAGGTCGCCGCGCTCGCCGTCTTCACCCGCGTCACGCTGACCGCTTTCCCGGGTATCGTTTCGCAGTGGCAGCAGATCCTGGTGTTCGTCGCGATCGCCTCGATGGCGCTCGGCTCCTTCGCCGCGATCGGCCAGACCAACATCAA includes:
- the nuoI gene encoding NADH-quinone oxidoreductase subunit NuoI codes for the protein MNINATARSLLLSEFVSAFFLAMRYFFQPKPTLNYPFEKGPISPRFRGEHALRRYPNGEERCIACKLCEAVCPAQAITIEAGPRRNDGTRRTVRYDIDMVKCIYCGLCQEACPVDAIVEGPNFEFATETREELFYDKAKLLANGDRWEREIAKAIELDAPYR
- a CDS encoding NADH-quinone oxidoreductase subunit J — encoded protein: MILPALFFYLFAGVCVASAVMVIVSRNPVHSVLYLILAFVNASGLFVLMGAEFLAMILIVVYVGAVAVLFLFVIMMLDVDFVELREGFIQYLPVGVVIGGIFLFELLLTVGAWVINPSVSKTITAPIPTNVSNTEALGLVLYTKYVHYFQLSGMVLLVAMIGAIVLTLRHKASVKRQDINVQNARTPEMAMAMRKVAPGQGLQDSDAAEWVK
- the nuoL gene encoding NADH-quinone oxidoreductase subunit L encodes the protein MVQAIVFLPLLGAVLAGLIALFGAHARNPSGDTVEHHDDHGHGDAHAAAAHDHGHDDHGHDDHGHDDHHVSEPPAAGSRGAELITTALLFVSAALSWMTLVDVGFMHHDVRIQLLPWIFSGDLQVWWTLRVDTLTAVMLVVVTTVSSLVHLYSIGYMDEDPNRPRFFGYLSLFTFAMLMLVTADNLVQLFFGWEGVGLASYLLIGFWYQKPSANAAAIKAFVVNRVGDFGFSLGIFAIFYLTSSTDFETIFHQAPSLTGKTINLFGWHADALTLTCLFLFMGAMGKSAQFLLHTWLPDAMEGPTPVSALIHAATMVTAGVFMVARLSPLFELAPNAQAVVMFFGATTAFFAATVGLVQNDIKRIVAYSTCSQLGYMFVAMGAGAYSVGMFHLFTHAFFKALLFLGSGSVIYAMHHEQDIRNMGGLWKKIPYTYAVMVVGTLALTGFPLTAGYFSKDAIIEAAYASHNPFAIYGFLMTIIAAGLTSFYSWRLIFKTFHGEPHDEHHYEAAHEAPIWMLIPIGVLAVGSFVAGLPFKELFAGQGIEEFFRESVKMNPHIIEEMHHIPEHIAFLPTVMMVLGFLVSYLFYIRRPYLPVELANTQPMLYKFLLNKWYFDELYDLIFVRPAKWIGYQLWKKGDGFIIDGLGPDGVSARVLDVTRNVVKLQTGYLYHYAFAMLIGAAGLITWFMFGFGGQ
- the nuoK gene encoding NADH-quinone oxidoreductase subunit NuoK; translation: MTIGLGHYLAVGAILFTLGILGIFLNRKNIIVILMSIELILLAVNINLVAFSTFLGDIVGQVFALLVLTVAAAEAAIGLAILVVYFRNRGSIAVEDVNLMKG
- the nuoN gene encoding NADH-quinone oxidoreductase subunit NuoN — protein: MSFETAGYQLAPVLPELVLAIGAMALLMLGAYRGQETTKAVTTLAVLLLVVVGVLEYMVPAGKQVTFGGSFIVDDFARFMKILALIGSGVTLILSAEFLSDPSRRIFEYAILVLLSTLGMMVLISAGDLISLYLGLELMSLALYVVAASNRDNAKSTEAGLKYFVLGALSSGMLLYGSSLIYGFTGTVSFTGIAAAATVSNVGLVFGLVFLLAGLCFKVSAVPFHMWTPDVYEGAPTPVTAFFASAPKVAALAVFTRVTLTAFPGIVSQWQQILVFVAIASMALGSFAAIGQTNIKRLMAYSSIGHMGFALVGLASGTLEGAQGVVMYIVIYVAMTLGSFSIILAMKRNGQAVEQISDFAGLSRTNPLLAFMFAMLLFSLAGVPPLAGFFGKWYVFVAAIKANLFTLAVIGVLTSVVGAYYYLSIVKTMYFDAPAGQVDPVRIEVKTVLAVFGLFNILFALFAGPVVTVASAAAKSLF
- a CDS encoding NADH-quinone oxidoreductase subunit M; the protein is MTTWPILSVTTFLPLVGALIVYLSRGDDEAARRNSRWIALWTTLITFAVSVLLVLRFDPSNPDFQFVEKANWLATGITYHMGVDGISLPLVILTTAIMPFCIIASWKSVTSRVREYMMAFLILETLMIGTFSALDLVLFYLFFEGGLIPMFLIIGIWGGPRRVYASFKFFLYTFLGSVLMLLAIMALYWNGGTTDIPTLMHTAVPRGLQTWAWLAFFASFAVKMPMWPVHTWLPDAHVEAPTAGSVVLAAIMLKMGGYGFLRFSLPMFPLASHDFAPLMFTLSAIAIIYTSLVALMQEDMKKLIAYSSVAHMGFVTMGIFAGTMQGVAGGVFQMISHGIVSGALFLCVGVVYDRMHTREIAAYGGLVNRMPLYALAFMVFTMANVGLPGTSGFVGEFLTLLGTFKVSIPTAFFATFGVIFSACYALWLYRKVVFGALVKPSLMSMKDLTFRECVTLFPLLALTILFGVWPKPVLDMSAASVQQLVNNYNTAVTAVKAAALLP